From the genome of Rhizobium binae, one region includes:
- a CDS encoding IS1182 family transposase, with amino-acid sequence MLKKPSAEQTAIEMVTLDSLVPKDHLLRKIDQVIDFSFIHDRVALLYCPDNGRPALDPTLMFKALFIGYLFGIRSERQLVREIEVNVAYRWFLRLKLADGVFDASTLSQNRRRRFSDTSVAQDIFDHIVEQAIAHKLVDGTVLYTDSTHLKANANKGKYDLAMIEKSRADYWADLDRAIEAERALHGQKPLTEKEREPQVKQTKVSRTDPQAGYMVRDGKPKGFFYLDHRTVDGKLAIITDTHVTPANVHDSIVYLDRLDRQRHRFDFDVKAVGLDAGYATSGIAKGLEDRTILGVTGYRNPTPPKAGMMRKSKFDYEPETDGYRCPEGQLLTYATTDRNGYKHYTSDPAICCSCPLLASCTSNSKAVRTITRHVWQDARERTDAHRLTPWGKAIYKRRKETVERSFADAKQLHGHRYARFRSLTRVACQCLLAAAAQNIKKIAMALTKAPKPAMA; translated from the coding sequence ATGTTGAAGAAACCCTCTGCCGAACAGACGGCGATCGAGATGGTGACGCTCGATAGCCTAGTGCCGAAGGATCACCTGCTTCGCAAGATTGATCAGGTGATCGACTTTTCCTTCATTCATGATCGTGTGGCTTTGCTTTACTGCCCGGACAACGGCCGGCCAGCGCTTGATCCGACCTTGATGTTCAAGGCCTTGTTCATCGGTTATTTGTTCGGCATCCGCTCCGAGCGTCAGCTGGTGCGCGAGATCGAGGTCAACGTCGCCTATCGCTGGTTCCTGCGGTTGAAGCTGGCAGATGGCGTGTTCGACGCCTCGACGCTGAGCCAGAACCGGCGTCGGCGCTTCAGCGACACATCGGTGGCCCAGGATATCTTCGACCATATCGTCGAACAGGCGATCGCCCACAAGCTGGTAGACGGCACGGTGCTTTATACCGACTCGACGCATCTGAAGGCCAATGCCAACAAGGGCAAGTACGATCTTGCCATGATCGAGAAGTCGCGTGCCGACTATTGGGCCGATCTCGACCGGGCGATCGAGGCTGAGCGGGCGCTGCATGGGCAGAAGCCGTTGACGGAGAAGGAGCGCGAGCCGCAGGTGAAGCAGACCAAGGTCAGCCGTACCGACCCCCAGGCCGGCTACATGGTGCGCGACGGCAAGCCGAAGGGCTTCTTCTATCTCGATCACCGCACGGTGGACGGCAAGCTCGCCATCATCACCGACACGCATGTGACGCCGGCCAATGTGCATGACAGTATCGTCTATCTCGATCGGCTGGACCGGCAGCGGCATCGCTTCGACTTCGATGTGAAGGCGGTCGGGCTCGATGCCGGCTATGCCACATCCGGCATCGCCAAGGGTCTTGAAGATCGCACTATTCTCGGCGTCACCGGCTACCGCAATCCGACGCCGCCCAAGGCCGGCATGATGCGCAAGTCGAAATTCGACTATGAGCCCGAGACAGACGGCTACCGCTGCCCCGAAGGTCAGCTCTTGACCTATGCCACCACCGACCGCAACGGCTACAAACACTACACATCCGATCCGGCCATCTGCTGTTCCTGCCCGTTGCTGGCGTCGTGCACCAGCAACAGCAAGGCCGTCCGCACCATCACCCGTCATGTCTGGCAAGACGCCCGGGAGCGCACCGACGCTCATCGCCTGACGCCCTGGGGCAAGGCGATCTACAAGCGCCGCAAGGAGACAGTCGAGCGCTCCTTCGCCGATGCCAAGCAGCTTCACGGGCACCGCTATGCGCGCTTTCGAAGTCTGACCCGCGTCGCTTGTCAGTGCCTGCTGGCCGCCGCAGCCCAAAACATCAAGAAGATCGCAATGGCGCTCACCAAAGCACCCAAACCAGCCATGGCATGA